In Salvelinus namaycush isolate Seneca chromosome 12, SaNama_1.0, whole genome shotgun sequence, the DNA window ttcaacattttgttacgttacagccatattctaaaatagatgaaatagtttttttccccttcatcaatctacacacaataccccataatgactggggcaggtagcgttctcctggcatccgccaaacccagatgagtccatcggactgccagatggtgaagcgtgattcgtcactccaaaaaacgcatttccactgctcctgaATCCAATggctcagtagtgagtgttgcaaccgaggacaggtgatttttacgcgcttcagcactcggcggtcccattctgtgagcttgtgtagcctaccacttagcggctgagccgttgttgctcctagccgtatccacttcacaataacagcacttacagttgaggACAACCctagcagggcataaatttgacCAACTGTCTTGTTGAAAAGGCAACATCCTATGACCGTGCCTTGTTGAAAGtcactcttcagtaaggccattctactgccagtgtttgtctatggagattgcatggcggtgtgctcgatttgatacacctttcagcaacgggtgtggctgaaatagttgaatcctctaatttgaaggtgtttccacatacttttgtatatatatagtgtaaacATGAGTGAAAAAAAGACAGTATGTCACGCCACACTGCCTTTTATAGTGACAGATCATGTGGGTACAGTAAGGTTGTGGTGTGACTTTAAACATCTTTGATATTAAGTGATTTGGAAACCCGTTACGAAAACGAAAGAGAACTGACGAGTGCGCCTTGGTGCAAAACAGAGGGGGTTGGCATAGAtcgttgacaacatgtaaactatttAATCTCcaataataaataaatgtgcaCAATGAACACTTGTTTTCACTCATACATCAGTACAGTTGTTGTTTAGCTAGCGAGCtaattttagccatattagcatagacgttacatcagtcaaaacaccttaAAACAAGagatggtatcaagaacaagataaaaaCTAGCTAAAACAAGCCACCTACGGTACCCACATGGCAGCTTATTGTCATTGTTGTTAGCTATCtgaccatccagaatcacaacaacacatggacttctgccccattgaagcgtgcTAATTGTTTTTTTGTGGCGTTatcagctaacccatctatagCAACAGGAACTCTTCCTGCGGTCCACACAAAACACGATACACAAAAATCAGAGACTGCAAGACAAAAAATCCCAGACAAAGTATCTCTGGCCTGTTTTTCAGGATTTGTAGCACAGAACATTCGTAACGTGACAGGCTgacattgctcaacatttctgCCTGCTTGTTCTATCCTGACCAGTTTGTCCAGCTAATTGGTGCTCTACTCGCCATATGCTGTATGATCTTCCTGGGTTTCGCTGATGACGTGTTGAACCTGCGCTGGAGACACAAGCTCCTGCTGCCCACCATAGCCTCCCTGCCGCTGCTCATGGTCTACTTCACCAACTTCGGCAACACTGTCATTGTGGTGCCCAAGCCCTTCAGGCTCTTACTGGGGATGCACTTGGATCTGGGTGAGTGAATGTCACAATTAAAATGACAGACTGGAGAGGCAAacataatgtaatgaaacagcagggagcaggtctcgaaccctcgacctcctagcccgaggtccggcgcgctatcgactgtgccgcaaaagcatgctcaagcggcagagtcgatttccgcgcttataaacccagggtcgttacaataacGTCATCTGTATCACATATTTCGTTTGGGCACAATGCAAATTTCTCTTGAAGGTCCTCTTAGTTTGCACACAGCCACAGGAGAGCTGGATTATAAATATTCATAGTGTTTCTTCAGGCAAAACTGGTTGGAATTAATAtaatttcaaccagttttgcctgAAGAAACACTATGAATATTTATAATCCTTTACTTTACAAACAGTATATCTATTTGTTATCTGGTTGTAATGACGTAATTTCAACCAGTTTTACCAGCTGGCGGTGTTGTATCAATTTCACTAACATTGTAAGTCATCCTCCATGCTTTGTTGTACATCTTATGCTGATTGATGTTCTCTTCTCTGTAGGTATTCTCTACTATGTCTACATGGGCATGCTGGCAGTTTTCTGTACTAATGCCATCAACATCCTGGCAGGCATCAACGGCATCGAGTCAGGACAGGCGCTCTTCATCTCTGGCTCCATCATCATCTTCAACCTGCTTGAGCTTGGTGGTAAGTGGCGGTTTTCTATCGTTCATCAACATCCCCTGTTCTCAGTGCTTCAATTATGTGTCTACACATCCTACCAAATGTTTAAAATAAATCAAGGAACCTTTCCTGGTCTAATATATAGAAATGTGGATGTAATTGTGCACACTCTTTTTGACTTTTGCAGGAGACTACAGAGACGACCACATTTTCTCCCTTTACTTCATGCTCCCGTTCTTCTTCACAACTTTAGCACTTTTCTACCACAACTGGTGAGTTGGAGACACTGGCCGTGTCTGAAATCTGTCTTGTCTACTACTTACTAAAACGACATACTCTGTACTAATtgtactacatactatttagaacgcACTGTTTCGTAAAAATGAATGCAGTAAGCAACAAATAtcaaaatacagtgccttcagaaagtatccatACTCTTTGAcgtattccacattttattgtgttacagcctgaatgcaaatttgattaaataaataatggggggggggggggggggtaagctaACATATGGAGCTAACATAGTAACATATGGAattactaagctaacatatggaattgttttaagatggtcataccatggctcatttagctatttgatttagaatttggAATTCCTTTAAGTATCAAAACAAATATTTTAAGAACAtgttttgataaaatattgaatttggcttttactactatagcccgtagaaacatattgaataacacattcataaatggcaaaaaataaAGTCACAAAATAAATAAttaggttttgaagtgtctgtcctatatttaggagatataagaaagctcaggaaatatttgttttttttgaCACATATTTAACGCCTTATTTTTTggggcacaaaactaccttcatatTTCCATTCATGTGCATtagttaccttcagatgagtccacTGAGACTTGTTGCGGTATTAgcgcaaaacggagaacaccatggTGTTCATGAGTCTCCTCTTTTTGTAGGCCAacccgttcggacgctacagacgttccCGTGAGAAGAACGGGTTTCGGTATCTCtaatggtctgacaaacaccgctgtaccTCGGCCCCTTTCcactgcagatgcggaaggccgacataggcagatgtggtggattgagacgcagcccatgcaaaaaccccatatctctagcttaaactgacaaattttgatggggatttctttattatgttaattagattGACACACATTGCCTATTTATTTACCctatttattgactcaagacatttcagcttttcattttttattaatttgtaaacatttctaaaaacccctttgacattatggggtattgtgtgtaggccagtgacacaaaatctcaatttaatccattttacattcaggctgtaacacaaaaatgtggaaaaagtctaggggtgtgaatactttctgaaggcactgtactagGCTCACCCATCCTAAGAGTGTGTCATCTAATGCGCATTACCGCCATTTGTTCATTTGGGTACAGTGCGTCTCTTATCTCATTATCAgctgataatcaaaagacaattCTCTTCCTCAAAAGTGTGCAGTTTATTCTGCTAAATGAAAAACcgaaatgagtataacatcctggcatttaaccAAACTCAATTTTTTTTATactataaaacattattttttgcATACCTAAAATGCCTACTATTTAGAATGCAAGTGTAGGTATTCAGAAACGGCTATTGTTTATGGTGTTGCTGTTATAAAGCGTGTTGTAAATTATTGCCAACATACACAACACGTGTTGCCTTTACTACAGGTACCCTTCGTCTGTGTTTGTGGGAGACACCTTTTGCTACTTTGCGGGGATGACCTTTGCAGTGGTAGGAATCCTGGGGCACTTCAGCAAAACCATGCTGCTCTTCTTCATTCCTCAAGTGGTCAACTTTGTCTACTCACTACCCCAGCTATTCCATGTAGTACCCTGTCCCAGGCACCGCCTCCCCAGGTAACACCACAGCTCTTTCTCCCTTACTCCTATGATGGCATTGATATAGTATACATATGGTATAGCACTTTTGATACAATTCCATGATCTTTTCTTTTCAGATTATAATCCCTTGTTATAAAAGTGATCCTCATTGTGTTTTTTTCCCTTCCTATATTTGCCTGATGCATGAAGACTGAACCCAGACACAGGAAAACTAGGAATGAGTTGGTCTAAATTCAAAAGGAGGGACCTCTCCAAATTGGGAAATCTTATTTTACAGGTAATCATTATGTACACATGTTGGGGGTGTGAATGTGACATTTATTTTGGTGGTCCAAAAGAGTGGAATCGGTGCAAATGTTTGACTTGGGTCAGGTAGATTGATATGAACGAACGAAAGCTTTGACTTGCGTGGATAATGAATGGCGGTGTGTTTATCATTTTTGCTGTTGTGTATTTTTCGCCCATCAGGTGGCGGAGATGCTGCGGGTGCTGGAAGTGAAGCGTGGCCAGGAGGGCGATGATGAGTTTGTGGAGTGTAACAACATGACCTTAATAAACCTGGTGCTGAAGATACTGGGACCCACACACGAGAGAGATCTCACCACGATCATGCTGCTCATACAGGTATCGACAACGGGTCTAATttctgaatcaaatcaaattgtatttgtcacatgcgccgaatacaggtgtagactttacagtgaaatgcttacttactagcccctaaccaacaatgcagtaaaaaaaaataataataagaataagaaataaaagtgacaagtaattaaagagcagcagtgaaataacaatagtcagactatatacaggggggtaccggtacagagtgaatgtgtgggggcactggttagttgaggtaatatgtacatgtaggtagagttattagtgactgtgcatagatgataacaacagagtagcagcggtgtaaaagacggggggggggggggggggggggggggggggcaatggaaATAGTAGCCATTTGTTtaattgttcaggagtcttatggcttgggggtagaagctgtttagaagcctcttgtacctagctccggtaccacttgtcgtgcggtagcagagagaacagtctatgactagggtggctggagtctttgacaatttttagggccttcctcagaccccacctggtatagaggtcctggatggcaggaagcttggccccagtgatatactgggccgtacgcactacactttgtagtgtcttgcggtcggaggccgagcagttgccataacaggcagtgatacaacctgtcaggatgctctcaatggtgcagctgtaaaaccttttgaggatctgaggacccatgacaaatcttttcagtctcctgagggggaataagttttgtcgtgccctcttcacgactgtcttggtgtgcttggaccatgttagtttgttggtggaacttgaagctctcaacctgctccacttcagccccgtcgatgagaatgggggcgtgcttggtcctctttttcctgtagtccacaatcatctcctgtGTCTTGatcagtcatgagtgaacagggagtactggaggggactgagcacgcaaccctgaggggcccctgtgttgaggatcagtgtggcggatgtgttgttacctacccttatcacctgggggcggcccgtcaagaagtccaggatccagttgcagagggaggtgtttagtcccagggtccatagcttattgatgagctttgaggccactatggtgttgaacactgagctgtagtcaatgaatagcattctcacataggtgttccttttgtccaagtgggaaagggcagtgtggagtgcaatagagattgcttcatctgtggatctgttggggcggtatgcaaattggagtgtgtctagggtttctgggataatagtgttgtgagccatgaccagcctttcaaagcacttcatggctacagacatgagtgctacgggtcagaaGTCATTGAGGCAGGTTACCTTTAgtgtccttgggcacagggactatggtggtctgcttaaaacatgttggtattacagactcggacagggagaggttgaaaatgtcagtgaagacacttgccagttggtcagcgcatgttcgcagtacacgtcctggtaatccatagGGCCCTGCGGCCtagtgaatgttgacctgtttaaaggtcttacttacaTCGGCTGTCACATACATGTTATGTAATTCATACATGTTATGTATGTGACATATGTATCACTGTCAATGTTGACAGTAAGTCGCTTAGTCTGCTAAAATTGCCATATTGTTATAATATTATGAATAAGTTAAGGTACATTATATATACatacaaaattatgtggacacccctttaaattagtggatttggctatttcagccacacccgtttgcTGAcagggtgtataaaatcgagtacacagccatgcaatctccatagattgcagtaaaatggccttactaaagagctcaatgactttcaatgttgcaccgtcataggatgccacctttccaacaagtcaattcgtaaaatttctgccctgctagagctgccctgtcaattataagtgctgttattgtgaagtggaaacgtcttggagcaacaacgTCTCTGCCGGGAAGTGGtcagccacacaagctcacagaaccagATGGTCTGTCctaggttgcaacactcactaccgagttccaaactgcccctggaagcaacgtcagcacaaggactgttcgtcgggagcttcatgaaatgggtttccatggccgagcagccacacacaagccttggatcaccatgcgcaatgccaatcatcggctggagtggttgaaagctcgccgccattggactctggagcagtggaaacgcattctctggagtgatgaatcacgcttcaccatctggcagtccaaaggactaatctgggtttggcagatgccaggagaacgctacctgccccaatacatagtgcgaactgtaaagtttggtggaggaggaataatggtctggggctgtttttcatggttcgggctaggccccttaatgctacagcatacaatgacattatagacgaTTCTTTGCTTCcgactttgtagcaacagtttggtaATGTCGTGTATATGAAGCCCCTTTGTGAGCGATTCTACGATATCTTTGAATAACCTTTAACGCATAATTCATATTTGTCTCCGTCTCAGGTACTGGGGAGTGCGTTGGCTTTCGGGATCCGCTATCACCTGGTTCGCCTCTTCTACGACGTCTAGAGATGCCACAGCTACAGAGCGAAAGCTGAGAGACTACAGAGAGGGATGTCCAACTATGCTGGACCAACTGCGTCTGATCCATGAAGATGATTTTGACTATTGATTCCTTGATTATTGCTTCACCTATCCTTATCTGCTTTAAAATGGGTCTGTTTATAACACGACTGACAGCTGAGGATGACCTCAGTTCTTCAAAGGAAAAAGAACAGGAGAAAAATTCATGCCACTCAAAGGCATCACAATTGATAGAATTCAGGATCTGCTAAATTAACTATTTCAGGATGAGCAATTAAGCACAATCATACAGTTGTGAAAAGAAAGGCAAGAGGTCCATGCACAGGTCAATACCCAGTCTATATTGAGGATGGCTACTCTTTGTGACAGACAGATTGCATATGGAGGGATTGGGAGGATATTTTTTTAGTTCTTCTCTGAGGGGGTTTAAAGCGTTTCTTTAGTCCTAGAGGAGTTGAGGGTGGAGGGAACTCCAGAGCAGTAGTGGTGAGATTACAAGGGCTACATGAAGGTATTATCGATTAGGAGGTGAATTTTTATGAAGGAGGAGGACATGGAATGTGAACTTTTCTCAGTTTATAATGTATTTGTAAGCTTTGCCTTCGTAATGCTAATTTGTTTTGACACTGGACAATTCTGCTGGTTGTGGGAATGTAAATACAAGTTTAAAAAAACTTGAGTGATGTTTTACTCTTGCAATGGAATACTCCAACCAGGAAGTGCTCAGAACAAATCATTTCCTTTCTGAAATGGTTATTTAATCATTTTGAGACACTGAAATAATGCTGAATACAGTCACTACTGATATTTCTAACCAGAAGGTTTGAAACATTCATGCTTTTTGAGGACAATATTCTAGGTGTACAGAACCACTTTACAGTACATGATTGGCCAAGACAGAACATGGGGCTGactcagacagtacagtatgaatgaAGACACTatggcagagaggaagaggtgaagctaGAGGTTTTAGTCCGGCCAAAATAT includes these proteins:
- the dpagt1 gene encoding UDP-N-acetylglucosamine--dolichyl-phosphate N-acetylglucosaminephosphotransferase gives rise to the protein MSPIPVLPLVINGCMSALGSLVTLKLIPAFKDHFISARLYGMDLNKTNKKEVPESQGVISGTVFLIIMFCFIPVPFLSCFVEEQCTGFPHNEFVQLIGALLAICCMIFLGFADDVLNLRWRHKLLLPTIASLPLLMVYFTNFGNTVIVVPKPFRLLLGMHLDLGILYYVYMGMLAVFCTNAINILAGINGIESGQALFISGSIIIFNLLELGGDYRDDHIFSLYFMLPFFFTTLALFYHNWYPSSVFVGDTFCYFAGMTFAVVGILGHFSKTMLLFFIPQVVNFVYSLPQLFHVVPCPRHRLPRLNPDTGKLGMSWSKFKRRDLSKLGNLILQVAEMLRVLEVKRGQEGDDEFVECNNMTLINLVLKILGPTHERDLTTIMLLIQVLGSALAFGIRYHLVRLFYDV